Within Rhodospirillales bacterium RIFCSPLOWO2_02_FULL_58_16, the genomic segment GGAGGAACTGAAGCGCTCCGGCATTTATCTCGGCGTCATAAGCAACAAAAAAGGGGACTTCCTGCGCCTTGAGGCGGCGCAGTTGGGTTGGGACGCACATTTCGGCATGATGGTCGGCGCCATGGATGCGCCGAGAGACAAACCGGCCATTGATCCCGTCGATCTGGCCCTTAACGGCAGCGGCATCATGCGCGGCGGCGATGTGTGGATCGCCGGAGACGCGGATATCGACCTGGAGTGCGCCTTCAACGCCGGTTGCGTACCTGTTCTGGTGCGCGCCGAGGCTCCCGGCGACGGTGAATTTTGCGCTCACCCGCCGTCACGGTATTTTAGAGAGTGTCAGGCTCTTTCAAATTTCATACGGGAGTTGTAACATAGCTTGGGGTTAGGGGAGGCGGGTCGCCGAAATAATAAAAAGAACGGCCCAAAAAACAATAACAGGGGGGATCAGCCCATGTCTGAGAGGGGACA encodes:
- a CDS encoding HAD family hydrolase; translated protein: MTINGRPGAILFDWDNTLIDSWPVIRQAFNSTLEDFGLEPWTMEQTRRQVRKSLRDSFPALFGERWEEAGEVFYQYFSAIHLEMLRPLPGAGHMLEELKRSGIYLGVISNKKGDFLRLEAAQLGWDAHFGMMVGAMDAPRDKPAIDPVDLALNGSGIMRGGDVWIAGDADIDLECAFNAGCVPVLVRAEAPGDGEFCAHPPSRYFRECQALSNFIREL